A DNA window from Pseudomonas resinovorans NBRC 106553 contains the following coding sequences:
- a CDS encoding PilZ domain-containing protein, whose product MSTRDADDRREYYRIEDTIALEFQPLKQGETADGSSSGGASELFDLLSELHLMDFESQHLLRHIHERDRTLASYLKVINKRIDLLGQALARSLLRDIGPARQVTLSEGGLGFTSGQPIEPGTRLAIRMVLMPQALGLLLSALVIHNQPREDGQFDIGTEFDALTDAQRQLLARHILQKQAQQRRQARERSSPSS is encoded by the coding sequence ATGTCGACACGAGACGCGGATGACCGCCGCGAATACTACCGTATCGAAGATACGATCGCACTCGAATTTCAGCCGCTGAAACAGGGCGAAACAGCTGATGGAAGCAGCTCTGGCGGCGCTTCCGAGCTCTTCGACCTGCTCAGCGAGCTGCACCTCATGGACTTCGAATCCCAGCACTTGCTGCGGCATATCCATGAGCGCGACCGCACCCTGGCCAGCTACCTGAAGGTGATCAACAAGCGCATCGACCTCCTCGGCCAGGCCCTGGCCAGGAGCCTGTTGCGGGACATAGGTCCGGCGCGCCAGGTCACCCTGTCCGAAGGCGGCCTGGGCTTCACCAGCGGCCAGCCCATCGAGCCCGGCACCCGTCTGGCGATCCGCATGGTGCTCATGCCCCAGGCCCTCGGCCTGCTGCTGAGCGCGCTGGTGATCCACAATCAGCCGCGCGAGGACGGCCAGTTCGATATCGGTACCGAGTTCGACGCCCTGACCGATGCCCAGCGCCAACTCCTGGCCCGACACATACTGCAGAAGCAGGCCCAGCAGAGACGCCAGGCCCGTGAACGCTCCTCCCCTTCCAGCTGA